One Hordeum vulgare subsp. vulgare chromosome 4H, MorexV3_pseudomolecules_assembly, whole genome shotgun sequence DNA window includes the following coding sequences:
- the LOC123447075 gene encoding uncharacterized protein At5g39865-like, with protein MGCTTSRQARHDLRYCPSPLPLPRCQSFPARFDAGVHLVRLTSSTLGSLEVDKAAGLRGPEVAAEAGARAPRRLVPRTPTMTPPNEPEDIDAWALMAGLEEHSPLMAAPFGRHSFSFPIAAAAQQEFAASSKVTPLPMRMPPVNDDEMASKAKAPPRKAVLYFTSLRGVRATHEDCSLARAILKGYGVRIDERDVSMHRGFRDELHGLLGLRAGALAKCWAPAAPTLPSLFVDGELVGNAEELKRLHETGELAARLAGCESGPPGACEACGDARFVLCEACSGSCKVYVDEEDVEDGEGTDDGGSGFRRCTECNENGIVRCSVCCCS; from the coding sequence ATGGGGTGCACCACCTCGAGGCAAGCTCGGCATGACCTCCGGTACTGCCCGTCGCCGCTCCCGCTGCCGCGCTGCCAGTCGTTCCCCGCCCGCTTCGACGCCGGCGTCCACCTCGTGCGGCTCACGTCGTCCACGCTCGGGTCCCTCGAGGTCGACAAGGCCGCCGGGCTGCGTGGGCCAGAGGTGGCCGCTGAGGCCGGCGCGCGCGCGCCCAGGAGGCTGGTGCCGCGCACGCCGACCATGACGCCGCCCAACGAGCCCGAGGACATCGACGCGTGGGCGCTCATGGCCGGCCTGGAGGAGCACTCGCCGTTGATGGCCGCGCCGTTCGGGCGCCACTCCTTCTCGTTCCCGATCGCCGCCGCGGCACAGCAGGAGTTCGCCGCGTCATCCAAGGTCACGCCGCTGCCCATGAGGATGCCTCCCGTGAACGACGACGAGATGGCGAGCAAGGCGAAGGCGCCGCCGCGTAAGGCCGTGCTCTACTTCACGTCGCTGCGCGGCGTGCGCGCCACGCACGAGGACTGCTCCCTGGCGCGCGCCATCCTCAAGGGCTACGGCGTGCGCATCGACGAGCGGGACGTGTCCATGCACCGCGGCTTCCGCGACGAGCTCCACGGCCTCCTCGGCCTCAGGGCCGGCGCCCTCGCCAAGTGCTGGGCGCCGGCCGCGCCGACCCTGCCGAGCCTGTTCGTGGACGGGGAGCTCGTAGGCAACGCGGAAGAGCTGAAGCGGCTGCACGAGACAGGAGAGCTGGCCGCGAGGCTCGCCGGATGCGAGAGCGGGCCCCCCGGCGCGTGCGAAGCATGCGGGGACGCCCGGTTCGTGCTCTGCGAGGCGTGCTCCGGTAGCTGCAAGGTGTACGTGGACGAAGAGGACGTAGAGGACGGTGAAGGGACGGACGACGGCGGCTCGGGGTTCCGGCGGTGCACAGAGTGCAACGAGAATGGCATCGTGAGGTGCTCCGTCTGCTGCTGCTCATGA